CACTTCAGTGGCAAAGCCGGCTTCTTCGCCCCAGGCACACAGCACAGCCGCTTCAGGCAGTCGATCTTGCGCTACTGGCGCCAGCACTCCATGCAGTGCATTAATGGCCGCCCGGCTTTCGCCATGAGCCACCACCAAGCGTCCTCCAGAACGCAGCACCCGAAAAAACTCACGCAACACAGCTTGAGGCTGCTCAAAATGTGGAAATACAGAATAACAAAGGATGGCGTCCACGCTATTTTCTGTCTGCGGCAACACCGCAGCATCAGCCTGCAGAAACAAGGCCAACTCGCTGTGTTTGGCCCGAGCCCGAGCTAACATTTCCTCCGCCACATCAATGGCCGTCAGCTCACCCAACATACCCAAAGCCTGCCGCAAATACGGCAGCATAACTCCTGTGCCTGTGCCAATATCCAGCACTCGCTCTCCCGACTGCAACGACAACGCCGCCACAATACGGGACAGCTTGCAGGCATCATGACGTACTTGTTCATCCCATTGCGGGGCCATTTGATTAAAAAATTCCCGGTAATTCATCAATCTGCTCCTCAAAGCTTCTATCTATCATTTAGCGCACTCCGGCGCCTGCCGCTCGCATACGAGCCGACCATCCCCGCTGCTTCCATGGAAGTTCTCCCAGCCCCCCGGCAGCTAAGGCTGCTTGTTGGCAAGTTACTTTCTTGGACACTTCTTCCAGTGAAGAATAGATAAATTCGTGCACCGTATATGCCGGGCAAAGTCGCTGTACTAACCGCGCGGCTTCCCCGCTGCCAAAAGGTTGATGCTGATCAATAGCTGATACGTGTTTCCACAGGGTTTCTAGATCGCTGACCTTCATATCCCGCCGGCGACTGTGACGTACATACTCTCCTGATAAGGATGCATGCAAATGCAGTCCTCTCACTCGCGAAGCATAGACCCCCAGAGCATCAACGGTGCGCAATATATAATCGACTGCCTCTTGCTCGTTGCACAAATCCTGACAAGTATTCATCAGATGACCTGTATCCAGCATAATGCCAGCATTAGTCCGCCCCAAACCTTCAAACAGCAACGCCGCCATGCGCGGCTGCGTCAACCGCAAACCAGGCCACCAAAGGTTTTCAAACAAAAGCGCTACAGATGCAGGCAATTCCTGCACCAATAAGCGCACCAGTTCCAGCGTTGCGGTTACAACCTCTTCATCCTTGGCAGAAAACCGCCAATGCCCCGTTTCTTCCTGACGCACATGGGCTACATGAAAAACGACATAACGCGCTCCCGCGGCTACCGCTTGCGCTAAATTTCGCCGCCAAACCGCCAGCCACCCAGCCGGAGTATCCGCTCCATAATACAGGCGAATATTATCCCAGTTTCCAAACTGACGCAAAACTTCCGCTTCGTCACCGCGCCAAAAATCAAGCCACGCCGGCCAAAAGCGCAAATGCACGCCGCAAATATGTTGGGCAGGCAACTGCGCATCGTCCCAGTCCTCACCCAGATAGGCCTCTACCCCATCCAAGCCATGGTCCGCTAAGAAGCCTTCCAGACCGCCGCCCCAACTGCGCCACATTGCGCAATCGTCAACATAGCTAGAGGTATTAATCAGCTGCAGCATGCTGGTCTCCTCTCTTAAAGAAGCCGCATTTTCTGCGGCAAACTCTTGTAAAAATCAATTCTAACCTTAGCAAAATAACTTTCAAAAGTCAACGCGCTCTTTTGTCTACTTAGGACTAGACATCGGCTGCAACCGCACCATAAATTTAGACTGATTTTCCGGATCATACACCTTAAACTCGGCAGGCATATAAAACTTAGGCGTCCGTGTAAATAAGCCCAGCCTTTTCAGACTACACAATTCCGGATGCTCCACTATCGTTTTTACCAGCCACTTTCCCAAGCCTTGCCCCCGGTATTCCTGCAAAATAAATACATCTGCCAAATAGCCAAACGTGGTCAAATCACTAATAACCCGGGCAAACCCCACTTGCTTTTCGCTCGCCTTATGCTGCTGATACACGCCAAAGCAGTACACAGAGTGTTCAATAGCTCGGTCCATCGCTTCTCTGCTGCGTCCATTTCCCCAATAGGATTCTTGAGAAACAAAAGTATGAATCAAATTTCGATCCAATCGCTCTCTATCCGTAGAAATGATAAATCCGTTCTTTCTCCACATCTTCTACACCTCCTTAGGCTTGATTTTAGCACACTCTTAAGAGCTTGCCGCATATTCTCGCAATGAAACGAAATCATATTTATCGCAACACTGTGGGAATCGTGTAAAATGTACCATGATTAAAGGAAATTCCCCGAATAGGCCGAACCATTTCATACTAACCAAAACACATCTAAAAACTTCAAGTCTTCCCGAAACGCAGCCACGGATGGCGCAGCAACCGACTTCTCTGTATCTCGCCAGCGTTTGCAGAAAGAATCTGTCAGGACGCGAAAGGCAAGAATTCTTTAAAAAGGAGCTGCCATGAATCTGCTGCCGGACGCCGCGCTTTCCAAAGACAACGAACATATTTTTCTATCGTGGCTCCTGAAGGAAGCCTCGCTGGGTATTTACATCATCAAAAGCATTGCCAAAAACCATTCCGTCATTCTGGCGGCCAATGATGTTTTTTGCCAATTGACCGGTTTAACCCATGCTGAACTGATTGGTCAAAGCGCCTCGTCTCTTCTTGCCTTATTACGCGAAGAAGATCAACAAAAAATTCAAAACCTTTTGGACCAAGGCGCCCCCATCACCGATTTGGAATTCCCCTGGCTGCAAAAAGACGGCTCCCAAGTCTGGGCCATCACGTCTTTACGCCGCTTCCCCTGCCAAAGCCACAGCCTTCTTGTAGGCATCTCCAAAAAGCTGCCTCTCCTCTCCTCTGACGATGCGGACAATGCCGAGTTCCGGCAGGAAGCACGCGCTGTCCATGCCAAAGTGCTGTTACTGGAACAACGTCTACAAGAGCAGCAAAAACGACTGCAGGAATCCCATGAACGACGAAACGCAGATGAAAAACGCTTCCACCTTGCTATGTCTTTTTCCGGCATCGGTCTTTTAGATATCGACTGGGCCAAATCACCTGGAGCGTTTCGCCTTACCCGCAACTGGCTGAAAAAATTCGGCCTAGACCAATATTCCGGCGCTCTGGCCAAAGATTTATATGCCAGCCGTATCCACCCTGAAGACATCGCTTCCCATATTCAATCCTTGGCCATGCATCTTGAAGGAAC
This genomic window from uncultured Anaeromusa sp. contains:
- a CDS encoding TIM barrel protein gives rise to the protein MLQLINTSSYVDDCAMWRSWGGGLEGFLADHGLDGVEAYLGEDWDDAQLPAQHICGVHLRFWPAWLDFWRGDEAEVLRQFGNWDNIRLYYGADTPAGWLAVWRRNLAQAVAAGARYVVFHVAHVRQEETGHWRFSAKDEEVVTATLELVRLLVQELPASVALLFENLWWPGLRLTQPRMAALLFEGLGRTNAGIMLDTGHLMNTCQDLCNEQEAVDYILRTVDALGVYASRVRGLHLHASLSGEYVRHSRRRDMKVSDLETLWKHVSAIDQHQPFGSGEAARLVQRLCPAYTVHEFIYSSLEEVSKKVTCQQAALAAGGLGELPWKQRGWSARMRAAGAGVR
- a CDS encoding class I SAM-dependent methyltransferase; the protein is MNYREFFNQMAPQWDEQVRHDACKLSRIVAALSLQSGERVLDIGTGTGVMLPYLRQALGMLGELTAIDVAEEMLARARAKHSELALFLQADAAVLPQTENSVDAILCYSVFPHFEQPQAVLREFFRVLRSGGRLVVAHGESRAAINALHGVLAPVAQDRLPEAAVLCAWGEEAGFATEVLADDEELFILCFSKK
- a CDS encoding GNAT family N-acetyltransferase is translated as MWRKNGFIISTDRERLDRNLIHTFVSQESYWGNGRSREAMDRAIEHSVYCFGVYQQHKASEKQVGFARVISDLTTFGYLADVFILQEYRGQGLGKWLVKTIVEHPELCSLKRLGLFTRTPKFYMPAEFKVYDPENQSKFMVRLQPMSSPK